In Salvelinus alpinus chromosome 32, SLU_Salpinus.1, whole genome shotgun sequence, the sequence TTGGTTTAAATCGGTTTGGGGTCAGCAGACCGATGAAAGATCTTTAAACATTTGAATCGGGGACCGATGCGTATCGGTAAATTGTTACATCCTTAGAAAATTGGTTGTAATTGACTAATGATTTTATCAATGCTAACCCTGTTTTAGTTGCACTGGACACTTAACAAGCTACATTAGACCTCATCAAACTAAAATCTCCCCTATGGCCAAACACTGGCCTCAATTCAGAATAGAAATATTACACGATTCCTCTGTTAAAACACAACAAATATCTCTAGCCAAGTTAAGACAACTATAGAATGAATATGCATCTTGATCAATTAAGAATCGGCATCAGAAAAGTATATCTAATTGTGTCTGTTGCAGACTGGATGTGTATAACATGAAGGATGATGCTGCCATCTTCACTGGGAAGCGAGCACTCATCTCCTTCCTATCTTGGCTCGATTACTGCGACCAGCTCATCAAAGAGGCTCAGAAGGTAATGAGCAACACCACTGACTCACCATCGACTGGAACATTCTTTAAATAGTACACGGACTTGTTAGAATTTAATTCAGCAAAAACATAAGATAATACAAtttagctatatatatatatatatacacatacacaagaCTCACAAAGACTTGCATTATGTACATCTATAGTTTTTATATCAAAGTGACTTTGTGAGTAATGAAACATTTCTTGGGTCTTGTACCCTAAGACGGCGGCTGCAGTGTTGGCTAAAGCAGTGAGAGAGAGGTTCTTTGTGGCGGTCATGGAGCCCCAGCTGATGCAGACGTAAGTCCCTATTCAGAGGAACACTCATAGGTGCCTCTCTtcatttgaatgtgtatgtatgtcaGCCCCTGACTAGATCCATTGACAATGAAAGATGACAATGTCAGTGGATGACAGTGTCCCTTCTGTCCCCTGTTTAGGTCGGAGGTGGGCATCCTGACCTCCACGGCTTTGCTTAACAGGATCATCCGCCAGGTGACCTCGGAGGCCTTGCTGCAGGACATGGTCTACTTCCTCCTAGGGGAGGAGAAAGGACCAGAGACCCTAGCCAGCATTGCCCAGAACCCCCTCCGACACAGACTCATAGAGCACTGTGATCACCTGTCAGATGAGGTGACCACCCATATTCATGCATAATACACTGTTATCTACACCTTGATACACACAGTCTGCCTCTGGTGGTTGGGTTTGACATGGGacaaatatactgtatttttCCAATGTGATGAAGTAGAGAAGACTGTTTGGTCAATGCCCCAACGTGTTATATTTTAGCGCGAACGCTGCTCCTTCATGGAACTCTCTGTCAGCGAAGTCTTTTGTCCGGGCACCCGCCAGCCTGTGCGTGCTCTCTCACCGCATTGGCTGAGGTGGTTTCGGCAGGGAAACTCAGTTTAACCTGGGTAAAAACAGTCTTATACCTAGTAGCCTTATTATAGTGATATTTCCTATGCTCTGCATTCTCTGCCTTCCTTTTAGACAGAATAAATTAAACCGGGTTGGGCGATTTAGTTTGGAAAATGTAATCCATAAGCCTACTAATACATGGATGAATAAATGTAAAACATGCACATATTCAATTTAAGAAACAGAGAAACTGAAAGAAAATATATTTCAACCTCAATTTGCACAGGTAGGAAAGTGTCCAGACAATTGTGAGCTGATTTACCATTAGGCTAGGTGTGAATGGTCTGAAGCTTAATTCTAATCAATTATCCCATCGATCCCTTATGAGCCATCAGCGGGACAAAAGTATTGCTTAGTCTATGAGATGGTTCGTTAATAATGGCAGCACCAATTTATCAAATGTTCATGTGATATTTTACGGTTTTCATGGGCATACAAATCCAAACTATTGTATGCGATTGCAAAATAGAATGCTTTTAACCGAAAGAGTCACCTAACTTGCATGGTTCTTCAATATGCATAGGCTAATAGGGCTACTTGTTGGCTGCACATTGGGTATCCAACTGTTTAGTCAGGCATAGGGTTGTTTTCAaccatcagctgatccaggaaatatTTTTCTAAATTAGTCAGGTACTAGcttgattattattttttaattcagCAAAGGATTGGAAAATATTTTCCACTTGCTGGAGCTGGATAATGTTTAAGACTCACAATTAGTGCCAGCATGCTGCTGTGGACAGTGCCAATGATAATCACAAAAGCCAGCTAGCTgtctacactgtaaaaaaaaaaatatatataggatTGTGAGTTTGGTGAATTTTCACTTGAGTAAACATACAATTCAACTTGAGAATTTATtctaccttatttgcatatttcccagtgtgccttgcctCGAATGAATTGTAGtcaccacccatgactgtatttgttagcgACAGATACGTGTTTGTTCTATTCAATGGCTTTCAGTCCTGTAGCCTTCACTAAATGTGTCTAATAATGTATTATATTTGTAAAGAATAAAGTGCTTTTCATTATACATGCATAAAatagaaaaacaaaaataaaaaaatacactgagtatacagacCATTAGGaagacctgctctttccatgacatagactgaccaggtgaaagctatgatcccttattgaggtcACCTGTTACATCCACttctatcagtgtagatgaaggggaggagacaggttaaagaaggatttttaagtcttgagaaaattcagacatggattgtgtatgtacgccattcagagggtgaatgggcaagacaaaatattgagcTGCCTTTTGAAatgggtattgtagtaggtgccaggcgcaccagtttgtcaAGAAcaacaacgctgctgggtttttaatgctcaacagtttcccatgtgtaacaagaatggtccaccacccaaaggacatccagccaactttacacaactgtaggaagcattgaagatcctacatctgtactgcaCTTAGGCCTACTGGACATCAATGCCAAAGCACTAACCCCAGTGTAAACGCATGTGTCACACGAATAGGTATTACAGGATGTCCAAATTGTCATGAATAAGTTCGCTCTCCCTGTAGTGCGCTCTCCCTGTATTTTGATGTGTTACCATGACAACTGGCCTCAGACATTGTATCATCATAAAGGATAACATAGCCTAAATGCTTTGCCATTATATGTCTCTTCTCATAAAGACCTCATTGGATTAGAGCCATACCAATCCACATGGCTGCGGGAGGTAGGAGTGCTGAGGATGCTCCAGCACTCAATATAGCCATCTGCAGCACAGGCAAAAACGTTATTCCAAcccccagccaacttgacacaactgtggaaagcattggagtcaacatgggccagcatccctgtcgaaagctttcgacaccttgtagatgcCGGGTCCGATGCCATTTACGGCTTTATAGATGAGGCGGAGAATTTTATAGTCAATTCGTTGAGAAACAGGTAGCCAATGGATATAAGAAAGGATGGGGTTGATGTGGGCAGACTTTTTTTTGTTTGTCAGAATCCTTGCAGCACTGATTGTGGATGAGCTGTAGTTTATGAATTGAATTTGCAGGCAGGCCCCGAAGTACTGTGTTCCCATAATCAATTCTGGAGAAAATGAAtgcatggattagcttttctgctTCAGAAGTGGTGAGAGAGATTCTTAGGCGGGAGATGTTCTTCAGATGAAAGAATGACGTTTTACAGATGTGACTAATGTGGTCAttgaaggagagagcagggtcgAATGTCACACCCAAATTAATGATGACTGAGGAGATGGGGATGATGTGGCCATTTATGACAGGGCATATGCTGCAGGAGTTGATCTGCTGGGGGGTGCCTATCAGCGTTGCTTCTGTCTTGCTGCTGTTGAGTTGTAGGAAGCTGTTCTGCATCCAAGATTTTACCTCTTCCAGTCAGTTGGACAATGTTGAGAGCAGATGTTGTCAGGTTTTGTTTTAAATGCACACCTTTTGTGTCGTCTGCGTAGCAGTGGAATTGGACACTTGTCTGAAGATCTGGCCAAGTGGGAACATGTAGGAAGAGGATAGGTCCCAACACTGACCCTTGTGGGTCACTGCAAGGGTCTTGCCTCTCCGAGGGTGATGTACTGCTTGCGGTTAGAGAGGTAGGAAGTGAACCAGTTTAGGGTGCTCCCACAGATGGCAGTGTGCTCTCCGAGGCGCGATCTACtgtgtcaaaagccgcactgaggTACAGAAGAATCAAGATGGTGGGGGATCCTGTATCTGCAGCCATGAGCATGTCATTGACAACCATCACCAGGGCTGTCTCAGTACTGTGCATGGGCCTGAAGCCAGACTGAAGCGCCTCATAAAGATGGATAGCACTGAGGTGTGACTGAAGCTGAGTTGCCAATATCTTCTCCAGGACTTTACATAAAAATGGGAGATTGGAAAATAGGCCTGTAGTTTGAGAGGAGGTCTTGGTCAGGGGATGGTTTCTTGAGCAAAGGGGTGATGGAAGCGATTTTGAACAGTGACGGAACATGCCCAGTGTGTAATGACTTGTTGAACAGGTTGGTTACAAGCTGGATGAGAGCAGCTGATCATGTTTTGAACAGTGATGTTGAAATAGGGTCGAGGGTGCCACTGGTAGTTTAGATGATTTGGAACACAACAGCAGGTGAGACTAGAGCAAAGTCACTTAGATATGGGTGGTGGGCTAGGAGCCAGTGTGGGGTTGAGGTTGGAGGATACAATGTTCTGTCGGATGGTGTTGATTTTAGCCGTAACATTGTGGCTGTGTGAGGGCCAgagtctgtagggtggaggaggcgACTGATGGTGGAAAAATAATTTACTGGGATTTTCTCTGTCATTGTTAGGGCTGTGGAAGTCATGAAATTGTCAGCTGATGGTTGTCAAGCAAATAGCTTCCGGTCTCAAGGTAATTGACCGGATTAACATAAACACATAGCGGCTCCTGGGTTCCAcgtatagcctacaagccactgatgcaacCCTTTAGAACATTTGAAAAAGtcgaataaatccatgtaatatagcctacaccatcacaataaatgcattatttattttaggcaggtctaaagaaacatgatatgaggaaaatgtagtctatttcagaacagaatagcatactcggagttgtccttatgttaggccctgatctggctatgctgTATGGCTGTGggttacactagttcatttagcagacaaggtttgcttagaattccatggtgttattttatattattttatagtatgaagaatacaatttatgtatatatatatataatattctcCAAAGGATTTGAGGgtgtgcgcacatgcggctattctgtgttgagcggttaacaaagaaactggtactcctatatgcttaatttagagttatttatgtaactttagttgtgatacaaacgttgggctgtATGTTGTAATACATTCTAATgctgcatgatgcaactctaatgatgatttgaaaaaattagcatgaaaggcatgagctctgctttgtttcttgcacaggctgtacacacttaaTCAGTCTCTTATTCACAATTTgagaagcacttgataatgccttgaaTTTCCCGGCTGCATCCTCTTTgtgtggccgttgtgcccttgggctgaatataataattataatctcCTTCTCCAGGCTGCGTGCCGAAGcacctcactcacatggctctccttcacgtgatcaggtctttttttcacaggctacaagtgaagacacacAACtgcgcgtccttatccaattcctaGGCGCATATTGGAACAACTGTCCAcgtttacttttcgtcagccaacaagatgagtaggcctaacgaacagcaaaagcactagtcgGTCAACTGTcgactatcccccatagtactaaagttgacctattctgtgcaAGAAATCCAATATTCCAAATATTCCAGTTGTGTGATGCGATAGATccaaaattaatacaaccactagcatccaaaaaaactgttttaagcAATGAGCCTGATCCAACAGATGAGAATGtgtagcttaaaatgttgatgaaCTATTAGGccatttcttcacattataagtgcagcaatgcgcacacggcagtaggatATAAGTGCAAATCTTCCATTAGCtcgaaaacaccattctcaaacgTGACCACAAGtgagattatgcatgtaatgcttttattataaaggtacatttttatggtgaaaattatcttcccccaAAATGAAACTCGCGCTGCGCATGTCTGACaggctctacacccgttgtaaagtggattaatgggcttcattttaagaagttatttggccactttagttgtgatacaaaccttatcaaaacatataggcctatgggctaggctatacatgaggtgtgcgacaaTGATTTGAAAAATGTCCTTGCCtttgctgggcatcattcacaagtgataatacagtgcagtcggaaagtattcaaaccccttcactttttccaccttttgttacgttacagccttatattgaaatggattaaataaataaaaatcctcatcgatctccgcgtgtgtggttcccaccgtgaagcagggAGCAGGAGATGTGGGggtgattttatttagaattcaaggcacacttaaccagcatggctaccacagcattctgcagagatactccatcccatctggtttgggctatcatttgtttttcaacaggacaatgacccaaaacacacctccaggctgtgtaagggctaaggagagtgatagaaagcattccaggtgaagctggttgagagaatgccaagagtgtgcaaagttgtcaaaccaaaggctggctactttgaggaatctcaaaaataaaatatattttgatttgtttaacacttttttttggttactacatgattccaaatgtgtgttatttcatagttttgatgtcttcactattattctacaatgtagaaaatagtacaaataaagaaaacctcttgaatgagtaggtgttccaaatcttttgactagtactgtatgaagggggaaaaacaattgagtacgttttggaataaggctgtaacgtaacaaaatgtggaaaaagtcaagcggtctgaattctttccgaatgcactgtacatttacatttgaatcatttggcagacgctcttatccaattACATTTGACTTCAGTAACGTTCATAGCTGACTCAacctattttatacatttttgtaatacagtagtagcctacatggTTGTTGTAACTAATACTGATCACAAAGGATGGCTGGCCCAGCGGCCGCTTGAGAACTCTCAGGTAGAGCACGTCTTGCCTGGGTTTGTTTACAAAAAGTAAAATTGTCACCCTGACGTACACAAATGACAACAGTCTTGCTTTAAACCGTTAAAATGACACCCAGAAGTGACCACGTGTCCTGCTTTAAATTTGTGTCTCACAAGCTCACTGTTGAAACTCAGTTCCTTCCTTTGTGCTCATAGCCTCCAAATATGTTTCCCACAGATCAGCATCATGACCCTGCGTCTGTTTGAGCACCTGATCCAGAAGCCCAACCAGCACGTCCTCCACAGTCTGATGCTACGCAGCCTGGAGGAGAGGAACTACCTGGAGAACAAgccccaggaggagagggagCCCGTGGAGAACGGCCAGCCCCACGACTTCATGTAAGGGATCCCTCTGCCGAGTCTGTCCTCTGGCTGCACGGGCTCTGGGGTTCTAACTATATAACTGCATTCAGAAATGTAGTGGAAATAAAATGAATAAAAAGTGTATTCCCTCATTAGGTGCCACAATACACAGTACTTCACAGATGGTGTGTCCATAACTTGGAACCATGAATTAAATGTCAATGCACTTCAACAACCACAAAAAAAGAACTTGAGCATAGCAATCATGGAATTCTGAATATGAAATTAATTTGCATGGTTCCTCAGTATGTTGGGGCCTAGTCCCTCGTGACAGATTAAGAATTCACTGTCTTGGCCAGCGCGCATGATGTGAGATTTTGTTCTGTGGGCTGAAATTAGTAGGGGCAACTAATGCAAATTCTATGGAATATCACTCCTTAATGAATTCTGCCTGTTATTTTTTCAATCTGTTCACATTATGACAGACACACAAACCTAATAAGACAGATTTCATATCTGTGTGAACTACTGTCTCTTTGAATTAGAAAACCCAATACCCACGCCTAGTATCCAAACATTAGGTTGAAATCGCCAACAATATGAAAGCATACAAGCATATTGTCAGAGACTCCTCCTTTTGATGTAAAATCACTAAGCTTATTGTAACGAATTACCTTAGTGATGTAAAATGTAATGCGTTTTACATTGAATCTGCCAACGGATGTTTTGTTACGTCTTTCAGAGACCTTGAAGAGGACCCTCTGTTTGGCGACGACTTCTCTCCAGAGAACAGGTTGGCCAGCCCTGATTGGTTGAGCAACTCCCCAACACACAGTCCCTACCACGCAAAGCCTGATGGAAAGACCGAGGTCCACAAGATTGTTAACAGGTACACAGTATTTCCTAGGAAACGTGTGCCTTATCTTGTTCCATATTTTGCAAACTTTTAGGAAGTAAGATGCATGCATCATATAACCCTATAATGTTTTTATTCGGTTTGCTTTAGTTTCCTGTGTTTGGTGCCTGATGAAGCCAAGTCCTCGTCTCATGTGGAGGGAACGGGTTATGACACCTACCTAAGAGACGCACACAGACAGGTGAGTTCTCCAGGTCTCTCATGTTCCGTTCCCTAGCTTCTAATTCACTGAACTCAATAGAGATCTggattgtgttcattagggcacaccgttGGAAACCGTTTTTCACGTGTTTCTTATTGTTCTTATGTAAGTTCAGATATTATCTCCCCGTGTCACTCGATTTTGAACTGTCTGCTTCTGATTCGAGCCTACTGAACACGACCGTGGATCTCTGATTTGTTACTAACACTGAATGGATTGGCATGTTGTCTACCCAATGTCGTAACTCAACATCATCATTGTCCTCGTCTTTTCTTAGTTCAGGGACTACTGTGGGATCTGTCAGAGATGGGACTGGCGCGGCACCCCCAAGGCCATGGAGAAGTGTGACCTGGACAGTCCCTTCTTCGAGGGCCACTTCCTCAAAGTCCTCTTCGACAGAATGGGCCGTATTTTGGATCAGGTGAGTTTGAAGTCAAGGAAACATCTCCGATTTCCAGAAGATTCTCCGTTAAAAGTGCTTCTTAGTCCAAGAATAGGTTTAATCTGTGTCAGGAACACCGGCCCAGAATGTTCAGACGCGGTATCAATTGGATTAAACACTTAAATCTGCTTTGTGAGTTTAGCGATATTGTGGTAATCTAGACTCATCATGGTGTACCTGAGCTCACTGActctcccttctctgtcctccAGCCTTATGATGTGAACCTGCATGTGACGTCAGTGCTGTCCAAGCTGTCTCTGTTACCCCACCCACACATGCATGAGTACCTGCTGGATCCCTACATCAACCTGGGCCCCGGCTGCAGGTCCCTCTTCTCCGTCATCGTCAGGGTATGTTGAGGAATCAACACGAGCAGATACTCAGATCCCCTCTATTGATCTCTCATGAATTGATATTGAAGTGATTGTAGTAAGGTAGTTAAGGTTGTGGGCCTATGGGGGAACAATTTTTGTTGAGTAGAGTCAATCTTGAGTATCAATTTAGTTAGGGCAATTATGTTATAGTCACGTTTATGTAAACATAACAATTTCCTCAATaatcaggtttccatccaaccattttatgcgagtaaagtacatgtcgggtAAACATTTttatgacaggcctgatggaaacatttTCCTgtcaactttccaaatgtcgacaactAAATATGCGAGACAAGTTGTCAGTAAAATGAATTGATGTGAGAAATGTcggtggaaacgcttttatgcgcaaatatttatATAATGACCATCgtatcaaagtaaacttggagtcacgcaatgacatgttgtgtggtcctccccaCTACGAGTCGGAAAAGCATGCCGTTTATCAAGCTACAAGTTAAATAAGTtaggatgaacttcacagggtggtgaaagtgcaaggtgaggCGCTAGATGCTCCTTTCCAGtcaatattgagggtcttattctggtgacctGACAAATAAAAACCATCTCATcataataatctcatgtaggCTATACGTGCGCTCTTGCCATTACTGTACTTGTGAGCTGTTGGCTACTAGATAACGCAAAACGTTTTTTTGTGAGAGAacccatcagtagagttgaaaatgcaatggaaacccatttaacttgtgttttttatttggcacatgggaatttaactgcaAATTGTATATTCTATGTGCTATGTTCtcacacagccttttatctgcaacaagtcctTTTGATGGAAACCTCTCAGGTGGGAAAATGTGAATATTGTTTTTATGcttattttagaatattcgcataaATCTCTTTTCGATGGGAACTCAGCTATTGTCAGTATTGAACCAGCTCTGAGCCTTTTATACTGTAACACTGATTTGCCCCTGTGCATTTCACTCTGTCAGGTGGTTGGGGACCTCATGTTGAGGATTCAGCGCATCCCAGACTTCACACCCAAACTCCTGTTGGTAAGAAAGAGACTGCTTGGCCTCGAACCAGAGGGTCTGAAGTAAGTACTCTGTGAAAGGTTTCTGTACTTCACAAAAGATAGTAAGATGTGTTGAATTCAGGTAGAAAAGATATGTTTAAGTCAGGTAGCTACTAGCCAGATGTATTTAATTTGAAGTGGATGTGTTAAGGTTTGACAGTTTTTCCAGGGATTTTTCTGCCATTTAAACCCTTGGGTGGGCCACCTAAGCGGGCTGCCTAagtacgtacatacatacactgtcttcggaaagtattcagaccccttgaccttttccacat encodes:
- the fhip2a gene encoding FHF complex subunit HOOK interacting protein 2A codes for the protein MFSKFTSILQHAVEALAPSLPLQEDFVYHWKAITHYYIETSDDKAPVTDTNIPSHLEQMLDILTQEESERESGETGPCMEYLLHHKILETLFTLGKADCPPGMKQQVLSFYTKLLGRIHQPLLPHINVHRPVQKLIRLCGEILAAPTENEEIQFLCIVCAKLKQDPYLVNFFLENKVKRPDPKRPGVEGVREDLASPDTGQPQAEGQAAESREEPKSAAAQSNNNNVNNYNIVTSLLNLTKSPDGRIVVKACEGLMLLVSLPEPAAAKCLTENTELCELLTDRLSAFYKALPMSMDPLDIETVESVNWGLDVYNMKDDAAIFTGKRALISFLSWLDYCDQLIKEAQKTAAAVLAKAVRERFFVAVMEPQLMQTSEVGILTSTALLNRIIRQVTSEALLQDMVYFLLGEEKGPETLASIAQNPLRHRLIEHCDHLSDEISIMTLRLFEHLIQKPNQHVLHSLMLRSLEERNYLENKPQEEREPVENGQPHDFIDLEEDPLFGDDFSPENRLASPDWLSNSPTHSPYHAKPDGKTEVHKIVNSFLCLVPDEAKSSSHVEGTGYDTYLRDAHRQFRDYCGICQRWDWRGTPKAMEKCDLDSPFFEGHFLKVLFDRMGRILDQPYDVNLHVTSVLSKLSLLPHPHMHEYLLDPYINLGPGCRSLFSVIVRVVGDLMLRIQRIPDFTPKLLLVRKRLLGLEPEGLNIDHMTLLEGVIVLEEFCKELAAIAFVKFHATASTSP